The following proteins are encoded in a genomic region of Methanobrevibacter gottschalkii DSM 11977:
- a CDS encoding carbon-nitrogen hydrolase family protein has product MVHIAQFKYFYEQDYYIPSEEGFNIFDTEFGKIGIVICFDRHYPESIRTSVLKGAQLILIPTANTVDEPTELFQWEVRVPAFQNSVNIAMCNRVGVEDNMTFSGESMVVDYNGEIVDIAGSDEELLLCDINLSNVIDVRNKKTYTSLRRTELYL; this is encoded by the coding sequence ATGGTTCATATTGCTCAATTTAAATATTTCTATGAGCAAGATTATTACATTCCCTCAGAAGAGGGTTTTAATATTTTTGATACTGAATTTGGCAAAATTGGTATTGTAATATGCTTTGATAGGCACTATCCTGAAAGTATTAGGACCAGCGTATTAAAAGGAGCTCAATTAATCCTTATCCCTACGGCTAATACTGTTGATGAACCTACTGAATTATTCCAATGGGAAGTTAGAGTTCCTGCTTTTCAAAATAGTGTAAATATTGCAATGTGTAACCGGGTTGGTGTTGAAGATAATATGACTTTTTCTGGTGAATCAATGGTTGTAGATTATAATGGGGAAATAGTGGATATTGCTGGTAGTGATGAAGAGTTATTATTATGTGATATTAATCTGTCTAATGTTATTGATGTTAGAAATAAAAAGACATATACTAGTTTACGCAGGACTGAATTATATCTATAG
- a CDS encoding thermonuclease family protein has product MAITKKHVFSLLIILIIALGTISISSAYVGTGFSHDIPTSKYHDLSASDILNKYNTTNCHVEENGVCTKVVDGDTIYLDNGKKIRFVGVNTPERGVEGYITSKNFVQKLCLNKKVGLDIDDSKFTDRYGRTLAVVIVDGKNVNEMLLKEGLAEIMYMPPSEFNPFEWGTTNTHVDTTHSSSSTTHTSTESTSSSDSAKYIGNANTGKFHTAGCSSVNHMSEHNKVFFSSRTDAINQGYTPCEICNP; this is encoded by the coding sequence ATGGCAATTACTAAAAAACATGTTTTTTCATTACTAATAATTTTAATAATTGCACTTGGAACTATTTCTATATCTAGTGCTTATGTGGGAACCGGTTTTTCACATGATATTCCCACATCAAAATATCATGATTTATCAGCTTCAGATATTCTGAATAAATATAACACGACAAATTGTCATGTAGAAGAAAATGGTGTCTGCACAAAAGTTGTTGATGGAGACACCATCTATTTAGATAACGGTAAGAAAATACGTTTTGTTGGAGTAAACACCCCTGAAAGAGGAGTTGAAGGTTACATTACTTCAAAAAATTTTGTTCAAAAATTATGCTTAAATAAAAAAGTAGGTCTTGATATCGATGATTCAAAATTTACTGACAGATATGGAAGAACATTAGCAGTTGTTATTGTTGATGGAAAAAATGTTAATGAAATGCTATTAAAGGAAGGTCTTGCAGAAATAATGTACATGCCTCCTAGTGAATTCAATCCATTTGAGTGGGGAACCACCAATACACATGTAGATACAACACACAGTTCATCTTCAACAACACATACAAGTACAGAATCCACAAGCTCTTCAGATTCTGCAAAATATATTGGCAATGCAAACACTGGAAAATTCCACACTGCTGGTTGTAGTAGTGTTAATCATATGTCCGAGCACAATAAAGTATTTTTTTCAAGCAGAACTGATGCAATAAATCAAGGATATACACCATGTGAAATATGTAATCCTTAA
- the mmp3 gene encoding methyl-coenzyme M reductase-associated protein Mmp3, whose product MLIKINGEEMDVAEASTIQDVIEETNAPYTPGSIVCLIKGKKELEKNISKYKIRTNKGSIVIQLDESDEAKPLVDIWKNQYDEFVDLNIRWSTTTEVAIGPIVTDLEPTSEEYKYYEGDVVLSLSSFSNESTHLILLKDNTTNVYSVPPFNKGIFARVIGGKKTLDNLTDDDSVSSIEPIIERSTTKDIVSVSDLTTVLEEGNELYTYMSFDIDEESPVCVEHLFALIKDGKMKVSYESESFLGFYELASLEKPKEHVTKRNRGTITVRSDGVGVGKLFIYRENRVLSPNHTTVGNVVKGMELIDAAKENEFITVKAEQGRLMLLNKTQAEATEMLSAAGVEHMIDGLVDDNAIIVEQTPQHTIDILKEGKVITKAINKDDLCTIKFTDNAPRSVRYFKLLSGLLENPVGQIKIHFAVPGMHIVIFEGDKKAAKGLVPENNPVDKVIRGQIGITNMASKSAGLIGIRFEDNSDFGPTAETFDATNIIGDITSDYDYLENLKEGVVVYVAESNNES is encoded by the coding sequence ATGTTAATTAAAATTAATGGAGAAGAAATGGATGTGGCAGAAGCTTCCACAATTCAGGATGTAATTGAGGAAACTAATGCTCCATATACTCCTGGTAGTATTGTTTGTTTAATTAAGGGTAAAAAAGAACTTGAAAAAAATATTAGTAAATATAAAATTAGAACTAATAAAGGCTCTATTGTTATCCAATTAGACGAATCTGATGAAGCCAAACCACTTGTGGATATTTGGAAAAATCAGTATGATGAATTTGTTGATTTAAACATCAGATGGTCTACTACAACTGAGGTGGCTATTGGTCCAATTGTAACTGATTTGGAACCAACTTCAGAAGAATACAAATATTACGAAGGAGATGTTGTTTTAAGTTTATCTAGTTTTAGTAATGAGTCTACTCATTTAATATTGCTTAAAGATAATACCACTAATGTCTATAGTGTACCTCCATTTAATAAGGGTATTTTTGCTCGCGTTATTGGTGGTAAGAAAACTTTAGATAACTTAACTGATGACGATTCAGTAAGTAGTATTGAACCAATTATTGAGAGAAGCACAACAAAGGATATTGTATCAGTATCTGATTTAACTACTGTTTTAGAAGAAGGCAATGAATTGTATACTTACATGTCTTTTGATATTGATGAAGAATCCCCAGTTTGTGTGGAACATTTATTTGCACTTATAAAAGATGGCAAAATGAAGGTTTCATATGAAAGTGAATCATTTTTAGGTTTTTATGAACTAGCCAGTCTTGAAAAGCCTAAAGAGCATGTTACAAAAAGAAATAGAGGAACAATCACTGTTAGAAGTGATGGTGTAGGTGTTGGAAAACTTTTCATCTATCGTGAAAATAGAGTGTTATCTCCAAATCACACTACTGTTGGAAATGTAGTGAAGGGTATGGAACTTATTGATGCTGCAAAAGAAAATGAATTTATTACAGTTAAAGCTGAACAAGGTAGGTTAATGTTGTTAAATAAAACTCAAGCTGAGGCTACTGAAATGCTTTCTGCTGCAGGTGTTGAACATATGATAGATGGACTTGTTGATGATAATGCTATTATTGTTGAGCAAACTCCTCAACATACAATTGATATCCTAAAAGAGGGTAAAGTTATTACTAAAGCTATTAATAAAGATGATTTATGCACAATTAAGTTTACCGATAATGCTCCAAGATCTGTAAGGTACTTTAAATTACTGTCTGGTCTTTTGGAAAATCCTGTAGGTCAAATTAAAATTCACTTTGCAGTACCGGGAATGCATATTGTCATTTTTGAAGGGGATAAAAAAGCAGCTAAAGGTTTAGTCCCTGAAAATAATCCTGTTGATAAAGTTATAAGGGGTCAAATAGGAATTACTAATATGGCTTCAAAAAGTGCTGGTTTGATTGGTATTAGATTTGAAGATAATTCTGATTTTGGACCGACTGCTGAAACTTTTGATGCGACAAATATAATTGGAGATATTACTTCTGATTATGATTATCTTGAAAATTTAAAAGAAGGAGTTGTGGTGTATGTTGCCGAATCTAACAATGAGTCCTAA
- a CDS encoding methanogenesis marker 6 protein, which yields MLPNLTMSPNLGTEDWDPDVITRMIFIGPGAHVSEQQVVNEFHMLGLPLTIKNTCYGSMISGKSEDVYKAIKEIRKLDPSHIFTKERGFAPGDPRRCRGHRFGPREGFHQMEKEYKILGFVSEALENPKEVEIEEKKPIDVDEFKKIMNKCLDKKNR from the coding sequence ATGTTGCCGAATCTAACAATGAGTCCTAATTTGGGTACAGAAGATTGGGATCCTGATGTAATTACTCGTATGATTTTTATTGGACCTGGAGCACATGTAAGTGAACAGCAAGTTGTTAATGAGTTTCATATGCTTGGTTTGCCACTTACTATTAAAAATACTTGTTATGGATCTATGATTAGTGGAAAAAGTGAAGATGTTTATAAAGCTATTAAAGAGATTAGAAAACTTGACCCTAGCCACATTTTTACAAAAGAAAGAGGATTTGCACCAGGTGATCCTAGAAGGTGTAGAGGTCATAGATTTGGTCCAAGAGAAGGTTTCCACCAGATGGAAAAAGAGTATAAGATACTTGGTTTTGTTTCAGAGGCTCTGGAAAACCCTAAAGAAGTTGAAATTGAAGAGAAAAAACCAATTGATGTTGACGAATTTAAAAAAATCATGAACAAATGTTTAGATAAAAAGAATAGGTGA
- a CDS encoding methanogenesis marker 5 protein, producing MVKIALYPPNSLILADLLERKGHVPLVLQKQIRQKIKDPEIDSPPMNITEEDPLNGLKYAAIEVPSGVRGRMSLIGPLIDEAEAAIIVDGAPYGFGCIGCARTNELSIFLLRNKGIPVLELKYPDNQDETYVMVNAINEFVDSLEETIGEE from the coding sequence ATGGTTAAAATCGCTTTATATCCTCCAAATTCATTAATTTTAGCAGATTTATTAGAAAGGAAAGGTCATGTTCCTTTAGTTCTTCAAAAACAAATTAGACAAAAAATTAAGGATCCGGAGATTGATTCTCCACCAATGAATATTACTGAAGAAGATCCTCTCAACGGACTTAAATATGCTGCAATCGAAGTTCCTTCAGGAGTACGTGGAAGAATGTCTCTTATTGGTCCTCTTATAGATGAAGCAGAAGCGGCTATTATAGTTGATGGTGCTCCATATGGTTTTGGTTGTATTGGATGTGCAAGAACAAATGAATTATCAATATTTTTACTTAGGAACAAAGGTATTCCAGTTTTAGAATTAAAATATCCTGATAATCAAGATGAAACTTATGTTATGGTGAATGCAATTAATGAATTTGTAGATTCACTTGAAGAAACTATTGGGGAGGAATAA
- a CDS encoding methanogenesis marker 15 protein, translating into MVKIALVSCGTEYSGIQKEIEKAANKFGAEIILPEIDLDYIDESYVKFGFSAQSSSLKLMIARAMAIVEGRCRPDAVFIATCFRCAEAALVRNEVRRFIQNNTRIPVVTYSFTERTKADELFIRMEALATTVTRRNILAREKQEGLTLGLDSGSTTTKAVLMENNNVIGTGWTSTKDIIESANIAAAEAFEGTGYTWDDIDGIGTTGYGRFTMGEKFGAELVQEELSVNAKGAVYLADCQKGEATVLDIGGMDNKVITVNNGIPDNFTMGGICAGASGRFLDMTSRRLDVDITELGPLAVQGDWRNAMLNSYCIVFGIQDLVTTLAAGGSKADVAAAACHSVSEQVYEQQLQEIDIREPLIQVGGTSLISGLVEAVSETLGGIDVIVPEYSQHIGAVGCALLVSGMGHRQDDK; encoded by the coding sequence ATGGTAAAAATTGCTTTAGTTTCATGTGGGACAGAATATAGTGGGATTCAAAAAGAAATTGAAAAGGCAGCAAATAAATTTGGTGCTGAAATTATTCTTCCTGAAATTGATTTAGATTACATTGATGAATCTTATGTAAAATTCGGATTTTCAGCTCAAAGCTCAAGTTTAAAATTGATGATTGCAAGAGCAATGGCTATTGTGGAAGGTAGATGCAGGCCTGATGCCGTATTTATTGCAACTTGTTTTAGATGTGCAGAAGCAGCACTAGTAAGAAATGAAGTAAGAAGATTCATACAAAATAATACACGTATTCCAGTTGTTACTTATTCATTTACTGAAAGAACAAAGGCAGATGAATTATTTATTCGTATGGAAGCATTGGCTACTACTGTAACTCGTAGAAATATTCTTGCTCGTGAAAAACAAGAAGGTCTTACTCTTGGTTTAGACTCAGGTTCAACAACAACAAAAGCAGTTCTCATGGAAAACAATAATGTTATTGGGACTGGTTGGACATCTACTAAAGATATCATTGAATCTGCAAATATTGCAGCTGCTGAGGCATTTGAAGGTACTGGTTATACCTGGGATGATATTGATGGTATTGGAACTACCGGTTATGGTAGATTTACAATGGGTGAAAAATTTGGTGCTGAACTTGTCCAAGAAGAATTGTCTGTTAATGCAAAAGGTGCAGTATATTTAGCAGATTGTCAAAAAGGAGAGGCTACAGTATTAGATATTGGTGGTATGGATAACAAAGTAATCACTGTAAACAATGGTATTCCTGATAACTTTACTATGGGAGGCATTTGTGCAGGTGCATCTGGAAGATTTTTAGATATGACTTCCCGTAGATTAGATGTAGATATTACTGAGTTAGGTCCTCTTGCTGTACAAGGTGATTGGAGAAATGCTATGTTAAATTCATATTGTATTGTATTTGGTATTCAGGATCTTGTTACTACATTAGCTGCTGGTGGTTCTAAAGCTGATGTGGCGGCAGCAGCATGTCATTCCGTATCCGAACAGGTTTATGAACAACAACTCCAGGAAATTGATATTCGCGAACCTTTGATACAAGTTGGTGGAACAAGTTTAATTTCTGGTCTTGTTGAAGCAGTAAGTGAAACTTTAGGTGGAATCGATGTTATTGTACCTGAATATTCTCAACATATTGGTGCTGTAGGCTGTGCACTTTTAGTATCCGGTATGGGACACAGACAAGATGATAAATAA
- a CDS encoding methanogenesis marker 17 protein, with translation MLVECYDERGAEVYEIIIKQIFQDLVLGSSVDDLKAYVNPDDPVFVLAIKMRKTSNVIKFEDVANLMYNKQNDVTTILIDNENYLPNILKELWKRFSRDEIYQPNRYQLEIKGDFTELGSIVVDDPHSNLRRRIYDAVFRILPEGFKIIKDLSTEDIVTVVATDELIKDAWIEKALEFIDELNKGI, from the coding sequence ATGCTAGTTGAATGTTATGATGAGAGAGGTGCAGAGGTTTATGAAATCATCATTAAACAGATTTTTCAAGATCTGGTTCTAGGTTCTTCTGTTGATGATTTGAAAGCTTATGTGAATCCAGATGACCCTGTATTTGTTTTGGCTATTAAAATGAGAAAAACTTCTAATGTTATTAAGTTTGAAGATGTTGCTAATTTAATGTATAATAAACAAAACGATGTTACAACAATTTTGATTGATAATGAGAATTATCTTCCCAATATTCTTAAAGAATTATGGAAAAGATTTTCAAGAGATGAAATCTATCAACCAAATAGATATCAGCTTGAAATTAAAGGGGATTTCACTGAGTTAGGATCTATTGTTGTAGATGATCCTCATTCTAATTTACGAAGACGTATTTATGATGCAGTATTCCGGATATTGCCTGAAGGATTTAAAATCATTAAAGATTTGTCTACTGAAGATATTGTGACTGTTGTAGCTACTGATGAGTTAATTAAAGATGCATGGATTGAAAAAGCTCTGGAATTTATTGATGAGTTGAACAAAGGTATTTAG
- a CDS encoding radical SAM protein has protein sequence MNEHKGSRFAHITRAHPCFNEKMHDKVGRAHVPVAPKCNIFCNFCTRDINNEEDRPGVTSCIMQPDDAINHINDVTADGPISVVGVAGPGDSLANDETFEFFEKLATEQPDLIKCMSTNGLLLPKYADRLAELGVNSVTVTINAIDPDIAVDIYSFIKYEGKVYKGYEAVEILIKNQLEGVEKAAANGLVVKVNSVLIPGVNDEHIVEIAREVEKRGAALMNILPLIPLGKMKHLQRPDCSMMEKVREEVEEIIPVFRACTQCRADAYGIPGKKSEDHHLGMTPQSHY, from the coding sequence ATGAATGAACACAAAGGTTCAAGATTTGCACATATTACAAGAGCACATCCATGTTTTAATGAAAAAATGCATGATAAAGTCGGAAGAGCACATGTGCCAGTTGCACCAAAATGCAATATCTTTTGTAATTTCTGTACAAGAGATATTAACAACGAAGAAGACAGACCTGGTGTAACAAGTTGTATTATGCAGCCTGATGATGCAATCAATCATATTAATGATGTTACTGCAGATGGTCCAATTTCAGTTGTAGGGGTAGCGGGGCCTGGAGATTCACTAGCTAATGATGAAACATTTGAATTCTTTGAAAAATTAGCTACTGAACAACCTGATTTAATTAAATGTATGAGTACAAATGGGCTTTTACTTCCAAAATATGCAGATAGACTTGCAGAACTTGGAGTGAATTCCGTCACTGTTACAATAAATGCGATTGATCCGGATATTGCTGTAGACATTTATTCATTTATTAAATACGAAGGAAAAGTCTACAAAGGTTATGAAGCAGTGGAAATTTTAATTAAAAATCAATTAGAAGGTGTTGAAAAAGCAGCAGCTAATGGTTTAGTAGTTAAAGTTAATTCTGTTTTAATTCCCGGAGTAAATGATGAACATATTGTTGAAATTGCTCGTGAAGTTGAAAAACGTGGTGCAGCTTTAATGAATATTTTGCCTTTGATTCCGTTAGGAAAAATGAAACATTTGCAAAGGCCTGACTGTTCTATGATGGAAAAAGTCAGAGAAGAAGTTGAAGAAATTATACCTGTGTTTAGAGCATGTACTCAATGTAGAGCGGATGCTTATGGAATTCCAGGTAAAAAAAGCGAAGACCATCATTTAGGAATGACTCCACAAAGTCATTACTAA
- a CDS encoding manganese-dependent inorganic pyrophosphatase gives MVKTYVFGHKSPDSDSITSSLVMTNLEKELGNTEVQAYRLGNINKETEFILNYLDIDAPELLENIEDDANVILVDHNSPSESVENLENANILKVVDHHKLALKTSYPLFLRFEPVGCTETILCKLYEENNVEITKEMATLMLSAIISDTLLLKSPTTTEDDKKAVTKLSKIAEIDVEEYGLKMLKAGTDLSSFSIEEILALDAKQIDFKNVKSIVNQVNTASIPDVLEMKDELEEGMNKIIEKENLDLFMLLITDIVNSNSQVIALGKNADLVEKSYDIKLEDNMVLLEGVVSRKKQVVPIMTENA, from the coding sequence ATGGTTAAAACTTATGTTTTTGGACATAAAAGTCCGGATAGTGATTCAATCACTTCAAGTTTAGTAATGACTAACTTAGAAAAGGAATTAGGTAATACAGAAGTTCAAGCTTATAGGTTAGGAAATATCAATAAAGAAACAGAATTTATTTTAAATTATTTAGATATTGATGCACCTGAGCTTTTAGAAAATATTGAAGATGATGCTAATGTTATTTTAGTAGATCATAATTCTCCTTCCGAATCTGTTGAGAATTTAGAAAATGCAAACATTTTAAAAGTTGTTGACCACCATAAATTAGCTTTAAAAACTTCATATCCTTTGTTCTTAAGATTTGAACCAGTTGGATGTACTGAAACTATTTTATGTAAATTGTATGAAGAGAACAATGTTGAAATTACAAAGGAAATGGCTACATTAATGCTTTCGGCTATTATTTCTGATACTTTACTTTTAAAATCTCCAACCACTACTGAAGATGATAAAAAAGCTGTTACAAAACTTTCTAAAATTGCTGAAATTGATGTAGAAGAATATGGTTTAAAAATGCTTAAAGCCGGAACTGATTTGAGCAGTTTTTCAATTGAGGAGATTTTAGCATTAGATGCAAAACAAATTGATTTTAAAAATGTAAAGTCTATTGTTAATCAAGTAAATACTGCTAGTATTCCTGATGTTTTAGAAATGAAGGATGAATTAGAAGAAGGTATGAATAAAATTATTGAAAAAGAAAACTTAGATTTGTTCATGCTTTTAATAACTGACATTGTAAATAGTAATTCACAAGTTATTGCACTTGGAAAAAATGCTGATCTTGTTGAAAAATCATATGACATTAAACTTGAAGACAACATGGTTTTACTTGAAGGTGTTGTTTCACGTAAAAAACAAGTTGTTCCAATAATGACTGAAAACGCATAA
- the mtnA gene encoding S-methyl-5-thioribose-1-phosphate isomerase produces MKTLEWEDNKLKLIDQTKLPDELTYVYCENYQDVIIAIKDMIVRGAPAIGVSAAFGMALADIEGVDLNKAALEIKTARPTAVNLFWAVDRVLNSDDALTEALRMYEEDMATNRAIGKFGSEIIDDGDTVLTHCNAGALACVDYGTALGVFRAAHEQGKNINVICDETRPRGQGASLSVWEMQQENIPVKLIPDVASGFLMSQGKIDKVVIGADRIARGGVVNKVGSFMVALAAKHHDIPFYVAAPYSTFDNDISIFDTVIEERDGDEVRYYGGARICPKNTEVINPAFDITPKELITGIITEKGIIDPI; encoded by the coding sequence ATGAAAACACTTGAATGGGAAGATAATAAACTAAAACTTATTGATCAAACAAAGCTTCCTGATGAATTAACTTATGTTTATTGCGAAAATTATCAGGATGTTATTATAGCAATTAAAGACATGATCGTTCGTGGAGCTCCAGCTATTGGGGTTTCAGCTGCTTTTGGAATGGCACTTGCAGATATTGAAGGTGTTGACTTAAATAAAGCTGCTTTAGAAATTAAAACTGCAAGACCAACTGCTGTAAACCTATTTTGGGCTGTGGATAGAGTTTTAAATAGTGATGATGCATTAACCGAAGCATTAAGAATGTATGAAGAAGACATGGCAACAAATAGGGCTATTGGAAAATTTGGTTCTGAGATTATTGATGATGGGGATACTGTTTTAACTCATTGTAATGCTGGTGCTCTTGCATGTGTTGATTATGGAACAGCACTTGGAGTATTTAGAGCGGCACATGAGCAGGGAAAAAACATTAATGTAATCTGTGATGAAACTCGTCCTCGTGGACAAGGTGCAAGCTTAAGTGTATGGGAAATGCAACAAGAGAATATTCCTGTTAAATTAATTCCGGATGTTGCTTCAGGATTTTTAATGTCACAGGGAAAAATAGATAAAGTGGTCATTGGTGCAGATAGGATTGCTCGCGGAGGTGTTGTAAATAAAGTTGGATCATTTATGGTTGCTCTTGCTGCTAAACACCATGATATTCCATTTTATGTAGCTGCTCCATATTCTACTTTTGATAATGATATTTCTATCTTTGATACTGTTATTGAGGAAAGGGATGGTGATGAGGTTAGATATTATGGTGGTGCAAGAATTTGTCCAAAAAATACTGAAGTAATTAATCCCGCATTTGATATTACTCCAAAAGAATTAATCACGGGCATTATCACTGAAAAAGGAATTATTGATCCGATTTAA
- a CDS encoding class I SAM-dependent methyltransferase, translating into MKCVKVPLRQLNDTRIKLMENGLMNMEYKIKTDDKWGYIPVNEYVNDYEIVDVELEAMKKFPHNFAELLKDELSSEEIENLRTSFDTIGDIVILEIPENLQDKKQIIGDAALEFTKRRSIYMKKSAVKGTTRVRDLEFLSGVDDTVTIHKEHSARLKLDVREVYFSPRLATERKRVMESVEDGEKILDMFCGIGPFPIVIAHNKNVDIVAVDINKSAIKYLDENIKLNKLKGNVKTYCGDIRQVSDDFNLKFDRIIMNLPGLAYTFLDVAVDLIEDGGIINYYEFSDSYDRGVKRLTDACSAVGKKVDIINCRKVKSTSPGEWHISIDGKIN; encoded by the coding sequence ATGAAATGTGTAAAAGTTCCATTAAGACAATTAAATGATACTCGTATAAAATTAATGGAAAATGGTTTAATGAATATGGAATATAAAATAAAAACTGATGATAAATGGGGATATATTCCAGTAAATGAATATGTTAACGATTATGAAATTGTTGATGTTGAACTAGAAGCAATGAAAAAATTTCCACATAATTTTGCTGAATTACTCAAAGATGAGTTAAGCTCTGAAGAAATTGAAAATTTAAGGACATCATTTGACACAATTGGAGATATTGTAATTCTAGAAATCCCTGAAAACTTACAAGATAAAAAACAGATAATTGGAGATGCCGCACTTGAGTTTACAAAAAGAAGATCAATTTACATGAAAAAAAGTGCAGTTAAAGGAACAACACGTGTTCGTGACTTAGAATTTTTATCAGGAGTGGATGATACAGTTACAATTCACAAAGAACATAGTGCTAGATTAAAATTAGATGTTCGTGAAGTTTATTTCTCACCAAGACTTGCAACGGAGAGAAAACGAGTGATGGAAAGTGTTGAAGATGGTGAGAAAATCCTAGATATGTTTTGTGGAATTGGACCATTTCCAATAGTAATAGCACACAATAAAAATGTTGATATTGTTGCTGTTGACATTAATAAATCTGCAATCAAATATTTGGATGAGAACATTAAGTTAAATAAATTGAAAGGTAATGTAAAAACTTATTGTGGTGATATAAGACAAGTTAGTGATGATTTTAACTTAAAATTTGATAGAATAATTATGAACTTGCCTGGCCTTGCTTATACTTTCCTTGATGTTGCAGTTGATTTAATTGAAGATGGTGGAATAATTAATTATTATGAGTTTTCCGATTCATATGACCGGGGCGTGAAACGTTTAACTGATGCCTGCAGTGCAGTTGGAAAAAAAGTTGATATAATTAATTGCCGTAAAGTTAAATCCACATCCCCTGGAGAATGGCACATATCTATTGATGGAAAAATTAACTAA
- the dph5 gene encoding diphthine synthase, whose amino-acid sequence MFYLVGLGLFDEKDISLKGLECLRNVDKIYAEFFTSRLFGSNFNAIEELVGQKIEILVRGEVEEESKFIEEAKTQDVALIMGGDPLIATTHSDFLVQCSKKGIDYEVIHGSSILSSAPAISGLQGYKFGKVTTIPFPDYNFYPKSPYEAIEENLKMDLHTLVLLDIQAHKDRYMTVNQGLEYLMNIHDTLDRDGLINENTLAVGIARVGSKDVCVKAGTINELIDFDFGGPLHCIVIPSKLHIVEAEYLVEIAGANSKLLDIV is encoded by the coding sequence ATGTTTTATTTAGTGGGTTTAGGATTATTCGATGAAAAGGATATTTCTTTAAAAGGATTGGAATGTTTGAGAAATGTTGATAAAATTTATGCTGAATTTTTCACTTCAAGACTGTTTGGTTCAAATTTTAACGCTATTGAAGAGTTAGTTGGTCAAAAAATTGAAATTTTAGTTAGGGGAGAAGTTGAAGAGGAAAGTAAATTCATTGAAGAGGCTAAAACACAAGATGTTGCTTTGATTATGGGTGGCGATCCTTTAATTGCAACTACTCACAGTGATTTTTTAGTTCAATGCTCTAAAAAAGGTATTGATTATGAGGTTATTCACGGTTCATCTATTTTATCTTCTGCACCAGCCATATCAGGTCTTCAAGGATATAAATTTGGTAAAGTAACAACAATTCCTTTTCCAGATTATAATTTTTATCCAAAATCTCCTTATGAAGCTATTGAGGAAAATTTAAAAATGGACTTGCATACTTTGGTTTTACTTGACATTCAAGCTCATAAAGACCGTTATATGACTGTTAATCAAGGTTTGGAATATTTGATGAATATTCATGATACGTTGGATAGGGATGGTTTGATTAATGAAAATACTTTAGCTGTTGGTATTGCACGTGTCGGCTCAAAAGATGTTTGTGTTAAAGCAGGAACCATAAATGAATTAATTGATTTCGACTTTGGGGGTCCTCTTCATTGTATTGTAATTCCTTCAAAACTTCACATTGTCGAAGCAGAATATCTTGTTGAAATTGCAGGAGCAAATTCTAAACTTTTAGATATTGTTTAA
- a CDS encoding MarR family winged helix-turn-helix transcriptional regulator gives MKFEKTMGFYDSNRMGDILFIFHKNHKKYLNDELSKYNMSLIHALCIIMIHESDELNQKDLSDGLHLTKSAITKAVKKLEDEGWILRERSIEDKRHFILKLTDKGNDFIPIMNDINKKWESEMGLYELDPNFMQIFNELTHRAINLNLKKEMKKD, from the coding sequence ATGAAATTTGAAAAAACAATGGGCTTTTATGATTCAAATAGGATGGGAGATATTCTATTTATATTCCACAAAAATCATAAAAAATATCTGAATGATGAGCTTTCTAAATATAATATGAGTTTGATACATGCTCTTTGCATTATAATGATTCATGAAAGTGATGAACTAAATCAAAAAGATTTATCTGATGGTTTGCATTTAACAAAAAGTGCAATTACAAAAGCGGTTAAAAAATTAGAGGATGAGGGTTGGATTTTACGTGAAAGATCTATTGAAGATAAACGTCATTTTATTTTAAAATTAACGGACAAAGGCAACGATTTTATTCCAATTATGAATGATATAAATAAAAAATGGGAGTCTGAAATGGGGTTATATGAGTTAGATCCAAATTTTATGCAAATATTTAATGAATTAACTCATCGGGCTATTAATTTAAATTTAAAAAAAGAAATGAAAAAGGATTAA